CTCTAAAATATCTTGTCGGGGTGGATAATCTGCTTTGAATTTTCCCACAGCCGCGACAGGTCATGTTCAGCGGTGTAGTTCCCGATTATGGCTCGGTCCCTAGGTAAATAGGTCGAATATGAACAACGTTTTTACTCGTTTTTAGgcggtggctataaatagccacggtctattgctacggtcctgaccggaagagtatttttcacggggaccctagcggataaggaacgataactctgttaggcATGCAGTGTTACACGCAGTGTTTTATCTttgtgtcgatttcagtatgagaactaattttaatcttatcagatattttaagcattatagcaactaattattttgtacatacatttaaataatttatgaaattgtgttttattttaaatgagccgttaccctgTCTGCTTACGCGGTATCGATAATCTATGCACCAACTGCCACTTGTGCCGTTAAACTCTGTATCGGGctgcataaactatatcactgcgataacTGGCTAAGAGATCTCACAATAAtcgcttcttgttttttatgatgtaaacaattgtcagaaacacacaATTTAAACaggtttgccatttcatatttcagcaattaggcttcatcgataaattcagtcattttcaacgaattaattttagttgaagaaatatatttattttgatgtagCTCATTCCAAAGAATTCGCAACAAATACTGAcaatattaatgaatattaaataaattacattttattgaactttaacCGATCAATGGCACGCTTTCCTCTACAAGtgtgcatggttttttttaaacttacaaaaaacttgaaaattacgatacaaatgtgtttaatttttgaCTGACCTATGATGTACCAAATTTTGTAACCTACTCAGTCTGTaggaacattaattttattacaggctCCTCAATATTCACCAGACAATATTTACAACTGATGTTAacgctttacttgctgctgactttctctcaaacacgctaatcgatcgacctcggattgtaaaattcacgtgcaaatcgagtcgccattttacatatatacgtgtataaacacattttacgatgtttcaaagaaataaaggaattaaagacatatgctgtaaaacgtcttatgAATTTCACGGCCTGTCAgctactgtacatgtatctctagtTTGCAGCATCAAACGCTAGCTTTTTGTGAGAAAAACCAATCGGTTCAAGTCATgcaatattccatatacatttatggtacattgtgaacggtaatgcaagatataataattttgttcactaaacagtttctgacgaattttttcacaataaactaaataacgcaatttgatgagcgaagtacaatcTGTGACTTTAATCCATATGGGCCCGTCTCTGCTATTAGAGaaccttttctttggttttggggggattttttcactaacagataaaattatttacttatgtatgtaaatatcgccccttttgttctcaaataatttttaactcgctagtacaactctattatgagcatttacaaataggcgggcctatataaatgcgtcagtttgttgcgactcgcAATCGAAATACACACCagttagaaagtgtcatcactcaacGAAATGCTACATCGGCCGTAGCGTATCGTAGCGTATCCATGCTATAAttgcgataaataatgaaacatgaaggcaaacaatgtgcttcatagatgaATGTAGTATTCTGCTGAGCTACATAACCATAGCTTTCCGgaaatattgccgggatttgcgaaccctagatctattgaatagtacatgcaaagaataaaataaaatttatatacacaggTGTACGGTCAGAAAAACATGCGTTcaacttggatttttttttgtttttggtgtttttaaaaactaattttgaatgactagaaaagtttaatgtagcaagAAAATTGTGCGTGTTAAAGTGTTCTGAGgagcgataaaatatacatatgacTTTAccaaattcattcaaatgatttgaataaatctatagctaaatacaacAGCTAGgacaaatgtactttaaaacgttaattaatgaaactgccgcgactgaatattgtatgatattttttttttcaaatttagtgagcaaatggaaataatctactaaagtcgaagataaaaaaattgattgactcttctgtttcatgatgacgtgcaATCCAAAAGCAATtccagttttatcaaacaggttcttgtaaaCCATTCCGTTTTCTGtacacctaaatgtattaactgactatgaggaCAAAAGTAAGTGTGATGGTCCACGAGACTGCAACTTTTTCCCCGTGAAGAAATTGAAGGAAAATGTtgtcgagagggacaataaacatactacatgtatgcccaaataattagtaaaaacctgataagtattttattatacaaaagctttatttgttctcgttactttgagaagtctacaatatctttaaagcacaatagtcaaatccacacttttcaaaagttgttcccctttgcggtGTTAAGCCAAAggtcaaaaggaaaaaaaaacaaaattcccCTTCTTTATACAATTCGGGCGTACTGTGATGAAAtcgctttggatttgatttattcattcaatatgtggtggcaacccacatatttaatgagtcattctggggcaatcaaaatacatatatgtagtacatgtattacccaaaacggagttttaatgtcaactgatatagatacaaacatatagatacaaacatatagatacaaacatatggATACGaacttctatactacaaaggctactgtgataaatctatgggttttccccaaaagatgacgataAAGAGACACAACATTTGTGAAGTGTGGATTGTGATCACAActacgatttccacagaattatccatgtatgaaactcacgaccagttgtgcgagTATGAGTtaagtattagtacatgtatgagataCTGGCTGTGGATTTTCGAGAACAATAATTACCATACATGTgatatgccactttcaaacggcgccaccgtctaacagtactttcagtactttgattacttCAGACACCCTTGTGTTACACTCTTTGGTCTATCTAGGGAATAAACTTGCCGATAGCTGTCCGTTAGGGTTTTTGAAGAATACTTCCGCAttttacatttcttaaaattgacatttttaccGTGTTCGCGGTGAATGAGAAATAACTCTCAAATGTTTTACATGTCTACTAAATACTGCGTGTGAACTTTTTTTcagatcatttttattttttactcgACTTAACACACGGTCCTTATATCTGTTTAGCTATAATTGATATCGCACAGGTAACGAGATAATTAGGACGTGTGTAATACGGCGCACAGCCCCCTAATAGCGGACTGATCACGTATGAAAGTTATAGCGTCAAAATtagtgattttaaaatgatttttaagaatattttgcGTTTTGAATTTTTGCGGATTTATTGTACGCAAAATATCTCAGAAAATGAACAACCACAGAAAATACCCgtaatttacacaaaagcttgtatacaaagtGAACCCCGATCCAAAAACTGGGCCCCAGGTGGGGTTAAAAATTGCACGTGGAAATAGGtagtgtttaaacattttcttctcataaatttcacaattttggtagagggcttcatggatatcataactatacatttagttttttacacatatattttggagtagagaagaaatttttttaagatttaatacatttttactatatgaccACAttagccccaccctacaccccgaaccactgacccaggggccatgaatttcataatttggtagagggcttcacgGAATTATAACCATGCAATCAGtatttttcctcacatgtgtgggagaagagaagaatacttttgaaaaattggtctattttagctcacctgagctgaaagctgaGGTGAGATATTCTGATCTCATTTTATTGTCCGTCCTACTGCCTGTCCGTTTGTCTATctgtaaattgtttacatttttaacatcttctcaagaaccatcaGGCCAATtctaaccaaacttggcacaaagcatccttgggCTACTaggatttaaagttgtgaaaattaagtaCCACGCCCCGTTGAagagggagataattaggaattattgaaaattttaaagaaattttcaaaaatctttttctcacgAACCATTAGGCCAAGAAAGCtaaaacttttgtggaagcatcctcaggaagtgtaaattcaaagttgtggaaatcatgacccttgggggcaggatggggccacatggggggggggggttcgactttttttacataggaatatatagagtaaatcttttaaaaatcttctcagaaagcattcagctaggaaagctgaaacttgtgtggaaacatcctcgggtagtgaagattcaaaattgtgaaaatcattacccttgggagtagggtggggccacaatagggggtcgactttttaaaatgaatatatagagtaaatccttaaaaatcttcttctcaagaaccattaggccagaaaacctgaaacttgcgtggaagcaacctcagatagtgtagattcaaagttatgaaaatcataaaccttctgggtagggtggggccacaatggtgggttgcattttaacatatgaatatatagagtaaatcttttaaaatcttcttctcaaaaccatgAGACCAGGGAAGCTGAAACTTGCGTAGAATCATCTTCAGGCAGTATGGATTCAAATTGTGAATATCATGACCCTTttgggtagggtggagccacaatggagggggggggggtacacatttttacataggaacatatagagtaaatcttaaaaaatcttcttctcaaaaaccatttggccaggaaagctgcaacttgtatggaagtatcctcaggtagtgaaaattcaaagttgtgaaaatcatgacccttgggggttcggtggggccacaattgggggtcgactttttacataggaatatacagagtaaatctttaaaaatcttttggccaagaaagctgaaacttgtttggaagcttCGTCAGGTAGTGagatttcaagtttattcaaatcatgattcccgggGGTAGCATGAGGtctaaagggggggggggttacataggagtatataaaaaaaatatctttaaaatctttttctaaaaaaccaTTTACCTAGAAAAGCTGTTTCAGATAGTGTAGTTTCAAATTTCTTCAAATCACAATCTTTAGGAGCAGAATAGTGTAAGGCAACATTGGGGATTTAGTTGtacaaatgaaaacattttatttattcacaaaaactaaaatgttattatacttGTATATGCTTATACTTATATGCACGCATTTTTATGTATtactgattctttaaaattgtttaaactttggcccctggacgattaTTGGGCCACACAAGGggtcagagtttgatgtaggattatatcctgtatataaacaattgtcaaGGGTCTTTTTCAGAACTACAATGCTGAAtgtgatatgaatataaaatcatcctgttagaaaagccACTTGATTTAgatataagaatatccagggggatacatattttttgtatagGATCTACATGcattataccacattgtccagatattttgtattatgactccatcaAGCTGATTTTATcttgcctattgttgctcaggtgagcgatatggcccgtgggcctcttgttttgcaTATTTAGCCCTGTCTGTTACCTGTGggggtagagccatgaatttcacaaatacTGAGTTTACACAGGTGGCCTAGATCTTtatctcgagaactacaatgcaacaGTATGTGAGAATATTATTCAGCATCCCCAAATTGTAAGGATTCTAAATTCTGAAAGCCGTGACCCCCAAACTAATACTCGCCCCAGGCGAGGTTTAAAGTTTATCATAGAAATATACTGTAAATATCTGATTAAACGCGAGGAGCATATCtcacggattttaaaatcttgctctCTGTTATGGGCAGATGTAAactattttgaattatgaaaaaaGATTGCGACTCTCACTACTTCATGCAAAACCATTAAATCACGAAATTAAGAACTctcgtaaaataaggaatatacaATGTACCGTTTAGGAAATATgtctaaaaatcttcttttcaataACTACAGTGCAACGGTTTGTTGGATATCAAGCAAGCATCCGTGGTTGTTGTAGATTCTCAACTGGTAAAAAAGTTACCCCCAGACTAATACTGGGGTCCCCAGAGGGGTTCAAAATGTAACATAAAAGtaaataggaaaatgtttaaaagcctttttctcgagaactaaaATTTGTgggattactatgcaagcatctttGGATAATAgagatacaatttttttaacaatagtGACCCCTTGAACTATTCTTAGAACCCAAGCGAGGGTTCAAAATTTGACGTAGAAGTTTATagggaaaatgttcaaaaatcttctcgagaactattgTGCTTCAATTTGTCAAATTACTACGAAAGCattctcaaatagtgtagattctaaattataaaagcaGTGACCCTCGATTtaaactggggccccaagagggatTCAAAGTTTAATATAGATCTAGCATAAGCTacgaaatagaatgttacaaggaactgttgtttaggtgagcaatgtggccctggggccttttgttttgttttgttttttaaatattaattataagttatatctataatttttatgcaatatatGCCGTATCCAGTATTATGCTTTTAAAGAAAgatatgtggttttttttataaagctgCATTTGTTATAAACTTTCTGCAAATTATACATTTTGATTCAAACGCATttataagtatttaaaaaaaattttgattatttttttacattccgGTCCGGACTGTAAACGTCTCTGTTTATAATACCATGATCAGTTTATCACATGATGCCACAAGGCTTTTAGTATGTAAACAAGAAATAGACGCAAAAGCGTGATCGGCATATAAATgttgttgttatactttcatgttaaatactgaaatctgattggttaagacgcagttaataatattttctattaccctcagcgttagcaacgcacttagcaacgggtaacattaaaaaatgttacatgcgcgaaaattatgcgcgtacggttcgctgtagaattcacgttattcctatataaaagcagtaaaattttctaaaaaattaagacattcagtataacaaaataaatagtgcctgtttgggaggactGACAatgtcggttgacaatggttttctcggggtgtcaatttcaactgttaccctcccaaacaggcactatttatatagtagtgtttgaaaaaaaacaacccgaAAGACAAACTGAAGATAGATCAAGACATAAGAAAAATTTTGTGTCGAGGGGCCTCCCGAAGGAAAAATATCGATGTTCCGTTTTATTTATTGTCTCTGGTAGTCTTAATgtgtattgattttgttaacgCTTTCTTGTTAtgaaggaatattttttttcccaacatcttaaagtataattattattctaattaattttgtaaacaaacttgtGTTCATCCTCTTTCCCCACGCTGTTTCTCTCGATTACTTTAGTTGCACAGATCTACATGTAAGTGATTCTTttgtaaatatgcataaaaaatattcgTTTTCCCTCAAAGTACTTAATACTTAGTGTAATGAATAAGCTGTTCTGTTTGTCAAagtttttcaaatacatgtacagctcATCTATTGACTGATTTTCAACATAGCAAAATTTGAGATAAAAACGGCTTATATTGGTCTAATCatcttacattaaaaaaattgcacattttcatttttccttCCTACATGTTCCTGTTATTCATGATATTTATTGTTCGTTTGATTATATCAGTCATAAAATTTAcgcatagattttttttcaggagTTATTCCTCTTTTTGGGATAGGattgatattcattttgattGTGTGGAGGAACGTCCCTAGTTCAAAAACAGTTCTAAAAAGGGAAATCAATGAAACAGTGATTGGTCAAATGTTTGGAATTCAAACATTTGAGGACATAGCGTGCGTGAAATTCCAAGGACGCCTGGGGAACTTAATGATGGAGTACGTGTTCCTCTACGTCATAgcaaaaatgaaacatttgtaTCCCGTTGTTCCAGAAAACTTTGAATTgttccaaatatttaacattgaaAAAACAACGCTCGCCGCCATCGGAAAACCACCAGATTCGTGTGCCAAGTTACCCGAATACAAAGAGAGGTGGGGACTTTCTTATGATGAAAAGTTACTTGCTGTCCCACCCTACATGAGCGTGAAATTCGATGGGTACTTTCAATCATGGAAGTATTGGATTAAGTACGAAAATGAAATTCGAAAACTTTTACGGTTTAAAAATCCGATTAGACAAAAGGCCTTCACCCAAATGAGAGATATTATAGAAAAAATGAAGTTTGAAGTCAACAAGGAGAATGTTATTGTCAGCATACACATCAGACGGGGAGATTACGCAACCGAGGGGCATTATGAGTATGGAAAGCTGACACCCAATGAAACTTATTACGCAAACGCCAtgcaatatttcaaaacaaggCACAAAAACGTATTATTTGTTGTAGGATCTAACGATATAGACTGGTCAAAAGAAGCATTGGTCAAAGAGAAAAATGTGTATTTCTCGACAGGAAATTCACCGGCAGAAGACATTGCTTTGCTTTCTCTAGCTAATCATACAATAATGTCCGTCGGTACTTTTGGTTGGTGGATCGGATGGATGGCACAAGGAACTAGTGTATTCTATAAGAACATTTTCAGACCTCAATCAAATTTTTCTTTAGAATTCCGAAATAATTCTATTGCTGATTTTATCTATCCTGGGTGGATTCCAATGGAATAAAAGTTTCAATTCCCTTATGATAAGTGTGTTGAATTATTATCTGCGGACACTATGAttataatttttgggagttgatttttaatcaactctcctatgcagtcactcggacaaactgaaagtgaaacagtgtttggacctcagcacaaatcattgctcctgacaagacttagatcttgaaaataattgatgaattcgatgaaatgtatgctaaagcattgtttttcaaggaaacttatttacaaataccttaaaaatagtcagattttaaatggtacgaacaatttaaatattttttgtagtcgtatgtattcctacgccagagttcaatatagtcttgttcaactcgacgctcggctgtctccgtaaacccttgtcggagatttaggatgtcagccgagcgtttggttgaacgagactagagttcaatattgtttggatccatacaattttcgagaaatatttctaccactgatacatagtttgattgaattaattttatctttaaatattatttaacgtgattcatatggaggtttctcgacattctagtcgaaaagtttaaaaattcatatcataaaaatatgcgtaattcaaattagaaactacgtatacatgtaattgtcatgcaaaataacatatcattgtttttaaaataaataaacatcaacaaaatcaactcccgtcagttcttcagtactttgatttgtctTGTTTTATAAGCTAATAAGAAAGCTGAAAGTTctcataaattaaataaattctctgaaaattaacagaaataaataaatcgTTCAAATCATTTTCATGTATGTTAGAATGGAGATACTTGACTTTTAAACTTTGGCATATCAAATAagataccatttttttttttcatatgttatggatttttgtgtgatttttttttcaaattgaaataaaaaacatttattgataaaactagtacatgtatcattatttcTCGAggcttattaaaaaatattcttatgttttagGCTTCAATCgcgaaatatataaattaatatcttaATAGTATCAAGAAAActaaatatagtttaaaaaagtGCCACAAATAACCAgtcctttttaaaatgtacTTATTTATCGCAAATGACATCTTGAAAAGGTTAACATAGTTTGAATATACCAGTATATTTCATTTCGCATCTACGATTCACTACACATTTTGCAAgtattacacacacacacacacacacacacacacacacacacacacacacacacacacacacacacacacacacacacacacacacacgtgtGTCCGGTCAAGTGAGGCCAGTATACAAATCCGGAATATTATGACGTATAcgtttggttttttgttatGGAGTAAACGGTCGAAATAAGTCAGCAAATGTGATGTTTTCTTTCAACTCGCCAAGCTACACATCTTCCCCGAAATATCGACAATAGTTTACGCAGTGGTGATGTCGCGGCTGCCTCTAATAAAAATGTGTATGATCAACTAATGAAAATACATGACGGTTGGGTTACAAACAAATCCAAAGACAGGTATATAAAGGGCAGTCTCGAACAAAAATGTCTTGTTTCAATGAACCCTGGCttgtaaatatttgtgtatTATATTACGTGTAACAATTTACTCAATTGATCTATGCGTGTGTAACGATTGCA
This portion of the Magallana gigas chromosome 7, xbMagGiga1.1, whole genome shotgun sequence genome encodes:
- the LOC117684676 gene encoding galactoside alpha-(1,2)-fucosyltransferase 2-like, whose amino-acid sequence is MKIKRFFRTRVIPLFGIGLIFILIVWRNVPSSKTVLKREINETVIGQMFGIQTFEDIACVKFQGRLGNLMMEYVFLYVIAKMKHLYPVVPENFELFQIFNIEKTTLAAIGKPPDSCAKLPEYKERWGLSYDEKLLAVPPYMSVKFDGYFQSWKYWIKYENEIRKLLRFKNPIRQKAFTQMRDIIEKMKFEVNKENVIVSIHIRRGDYATEGHYEYGKLTPNETYYANAMQYFKTRHKNVLFVVGSNDIDWSKEALVKEKNVYFSTGNSPAEDIALLSLANHTIMSVGTFGWWIGWMAQGTSVFYKNIFRPQSNFSLEFRNNSIADFIYPGWIPME